In one window of Episyrphus balteatus chromosome 3, idEpiBalt1.1, whole genome shotgun sequence DNA:
- the LOC129916523 gene encoding annexin B10-like, producing the protein MDYQPRPCIVAAPNFNASEDASALRSAMKGFGTDEETIINILTSRTNKQRQLIKEVFNKEYERDIIDDLKGELGGNFENVIIALMTPTEEYMCSELNKAMDGMGTDEETLVEILCSKSNEEIQQIVTSYEKLYGRPLAEHMCSETSGHFRRLLTLIVTGTRDPIGSTNPEKAKEDAAALYAAGEATLGTDEEVFNSIMAHSSFAQLRLVFDEYKELSGMTIEQAIKHEMDGALHDAMIAIVECVQSPAAFFAKQLHKSMDGMGTDDDRLIRIIVSRSEIDLATIKDEFERIYDRTLVSAIANETGGDYKRALCALIKE; encoded by the exons ATGGACTATCAG CCAAGACCCTGTATAGTTGCTGCACCCAATTTCAATGCATCCGAAGATGCCTCTGCTCTCCGATCCGCCATGAAAGGATTCGGAACCGATGAGGAGACAATTATTAACATTCTCACATCGAGAACAAATAAGCAACGTCAACTTATCAAAGAGGTCTTTAATAAGGAATACGAACGTGATATTATCGATGACCTTAAAGGGGAATTGGGCGGTAACTTTGAGAATGTTATAATTGCCCTCATGACTCCAACTGAAGAATACATGTGTTCAGAGTTAAATAAAGCTATGGACGGAATGGGAACTGATGAAGAGACATTAGTTGAAATTTTATGTAGCAAGTCGAATGAAGAAATCCAACAAATTGTTACGTCTTACGAGAAGTTGTATGGTCGGCCATTGGCCGAGCATATGTGCAGTGAGACTTCGGGACATTTTAGACGTTTGTTGACACTCATTGTCACCGGAACTCGTGATCCAATTGGATCGACTAATCCGGAAAAGGCTAAAGAAGATGCTGCTGCATTGTATGCAGCTGGAGAGGCTACTTTAGGTACTGATGAAGAAGTTTTCAACTCAATAATGGCACATTCAAGTTTTGCTCAATTGCGATTGGTATTCGATGAATACAAAGAGCTGTCGGGTATGACAATTGAACAAGCTATTAAACATGAAATGGATGGAGCTCTGCATGATGCAATGATTGCGATTG TTGAATGTGTCCAGAGTCCAGCAGCCTTTTTCGCCAAACAGCTGCACAAATCAATGGATGGAATGGGTACAGATGATGATCGTTTGATTCGTATCATTGTCAGCCGTTCTGAGATTGATTTGGCAACAATCAAAGATGAATTCGAGAGAATCTATGATCGTACTTTGGTGAGCGCGATTGCG aACGAAACTGGAGGTGATTATAAGAGAGCTCTTTGTG